The following proteins are co-located in the Paraburkholderia phytofirmans PsJN genome:
- a CDS encoding class I adenylate-forming enzyme family protein → MSFDSPTRSTIDIPALLAALPERIADIPALAAARDPQHIAVIEDARRLTSAQLLEAVDAATALLREWGVRGGDRVMIVAENSIVQIVLLFATARLDAWALVSNARLSAAELDSIRAHAQPRIVAYATESSADAKLHAERHHAAKAPAFTPDIGAWSYTVDSAAVAEPVEAASERQCAALIYTTGTTGAPKGVMLSHRNLLFIAAISSRLRKVGPDDVVYAVLPISHVYGFASVCLGSLHAGATLRLVPRFAPEAVRRALADERVSIFQGVPAMHAKLLEHLQTHGHAWSAPHLRFAYSGGSPLDAALKAQVESVCGLPLHNGYGMTESSPTVSHTMLDAPRSDCSVGEVIPGVEVRFVGLDGIDAAQGDIGELWVRGPNVMLGYYRSLEQTRAAVTEDGWLKTGDLARQDADGALHIVGRSKELIIRSGFNVYPAEVEHVLNAHPQVVQSAVIGRAVEGNEEVVAFVELLTGATVTPAELIDCCGERLAPYKRPAEVKVLAALPAASTGKILKHRLREFL, encoded by the coding sequence TTGAGCTTCGATTCGCCCACCCGTTCCACGATCGACATCCCCGCATTGCTGGCGGCCCTGCCCGAACGCATCGCCGACATTCCGGCGCTGGCCGCCGCGCGCGATCCGCAGCACATCGCCGTGATCGAGGATGCGCGCCGCCTCACCAGCGCGCAACTGCTGGAGGCCGTCGACGCCGCCACTGCGCTGCTGCGCGAATGGGGCGTACGCGGCGGCGATCGCGTGATGATCGTCGCGGAAAACAGCATCGTGCAGATCGTGCTGCTGTTCGCGACCGCCCGGCTCGACGCATGGGCGTTGGTCTCGAACGCGCGCCTGTCGGCCGCTGAACTCGACTCGATCCGTGCGCACGCGCAGCCTCGCATAGTCGCCTACGCCACGGAAAGCTCGGCCGACGCCAAGCTGCATGCAGAGCGCCATCACGCCGCCAAGGCGCCCGCCTTCACGCCGGACATCGGCGCCTGGTCGTACACGGTGGACAGCGCGGCCGTCGCCGAGCCGGTCGAAGCCGCAAGCGAGCGCCAGTGCGCCGCGTTGATTTACACCACAGGCACCACCGGCGCGCCCAAGGGCGTGATGCTGTCGCACCGCAATCTGCTGTTCATCGCCGCGATCTCGAGCCGCTTGCGCAAAGTCGGCCCCGACGATGTCGTCTATGCCGTGCTGCCGATCTCGCACGTCTACGGTTTCGCGTCCGTCTGTCTGGGCAGCCTGCATGCGGGCGCGACCTTGCGGCTAGTGCCGCGCTTCGCGCCGGAAGCCGTGCGCCGCGCCCTCGCCGATGAGCGCGTGTCGATTTTCCAGGGCGTGCCGGCCATGCACGCCAAACTGCTCGAACATCTGCAGACACACGGTCACGCATGGTCCGCGCCGCACTTGCGTTTCGCCTATTCGGGCGGCTCGCCGCTCGACGCCGCCTTGAAAGCGCAGGTGGAAAGCGTCTGCGGTCTGCCGCTGCACAACGGCTACGGCATGACCGAGAGCAGCCCAACCGTGTCGCACACCATGCTCGATGCGCCGCGCAGCGATTGCTCCGTCGGCGAGGTCATTCCGGGCGTCGAGGTGCGTTTCGTCGGACTCGACGGCATCGATGCCGCGCAGGGCGACATCGGCGAGCTATGGGTGCGCGGCCCCAACGTGATGCTGGGCTACTACCGCAGCCTGGAGCAGACCCGTGCGGCCGTCACCGAAGACGGTTGGCTCAAAACCGGGGATCTCGCAAGGCAGGACGCGGACGGCGCGTTGCATATCGTCGGGCGAAGCAAGGAATTGATCATTCGCTCGGGCTTCAACGTGTACCCGGCCGAAGTCGAACATGTGCTGAACGCGCATCCGCAAGTCGTGCAATCGGCGGTGATCGGACGCGCGGTGGAAGGCAACGAGGAAGTGGTCGCGTTCGTCGAGTTGCTTACGGGCGCGACGGTGACGCCCGCCGAATTGATCGATTGTTGCGGCGAGCGTCTCGCGCCATACAAACGGCCGGCCGAAGTCAAAGTGCTCGCCGCATTGCCGGCGGCATCGACGGGCAAGATTCTCAAGCACCGGCTGCGCGAGTTTCTTTGA
- the xerD gene encoding site-specific tyrosine recombinase XerD, translating into MSDTLIDDAATASPLFVASSASIDAFCDALWLEHGLSRNTLDAYRRDLRLFCEWLAQSRNASLDTASEADLNAYSAARRKDKSTSANRRLSVFRRYYGWAVREHRTKVDPTVRIRSAKQPPRFPSTLSEAQVEALLGAPDINTALGLRDRTMLELMYASGLRVTELVTLKTVEVGLNEGVVRVMGKGSKERLIPFGEEAHSWIERYLREARPALLGARATDALFVTNRAEGMTRQQFWNIIKRHAVVAGVHAPLSPHTLRHAFATHLLNHGADLRVVQLLLGHTDISTTQIYTHVARERLKSLHAQHHPRG; encoded by the coding sequence ATGAGCGATACGTTGATCGACGACGCGGCCACCGCGTCACCTCTGTTCGTCGCCAGCTCGGCATCGATCGATGCTTTTTGCGACGCGCTGTGGCTTGAGCACGGACTGTCGCGCAACACGCTCGACGCGTACCGCCGCGATCTGCGGCTCTTTTGCGAATGGCTCGCGCAGAGCCGCAATGCCTCGCTCGACACCGCGAGCGAGGCCGATCTGAACGCCTATAGCGCGGCGCGGCGGAAAGACAAATCGACTTCGGCGAATCGGCGGCTTTCTGTATTTCGCCGCTACTACGGCTGGGCCGTTCGCGAGCATCGCACCAAGGTCGATCCGACCGTGCGCATCCGCTCGGCGAAACAGCCGCCACGTTTTCCGTCCACGCTCAGCGAGGCGCAAGTCGAAGCGCTGCTCGGCGCGCCCGACATCAATACGGCTTTGGGCCTGCGCGATCGCACGATGCTGGAGTTGATGTACGCGAGCGGCTTGCGCGTAACTGAACTCGTCACGTTGAAGACGGTGGAAGTCGGCCTGAACGAAGGCGTGGTGCGTGTCATGGGCAAGGGTTCGAAGGAGCGGCTGATTCCATTTGGCGAAGAGGCGCATAGCTGGATCGAGCGCTATCTGCGCGAAGCGCGGCCCGCGTTGCTCGGCGCGCGCGCGACCGACGCGCTGTTCGTGACGAACCGCGCCGAAGGCATGACGCGCCAGCAGTTCTGGAACATCATCAAGCGTCACGCCGTGGTGGCCGGCGTGCATGCGCCGCTCTCGCCGCATACCTTGCGGCATGCGTTCGCCACGCATCTGCTCAATCACGGCGCCGACCTGCGCGTCGTGCAACTGCTGCTCGGGCACACGGATATTTCGACCACGCAGATCTACACGCACGTGGCGCGGGAGCGGTTGAAGTCGCTGCATGCGCAGCATCATCCGCGAGGTTGA
- a CDS encoding methylated-DNA--[protein]-cysteine S-methyltransferase: MFNAVIDAPFGKIGIRLEGEAVREIVYLPDSMQNVAPDTPLARQAAEQIERYFERASAKFELPLASVGTAFQKRVWQAISDIPPGVVLTYGQLARQLGSAPRAVGQACGANYFPIVIPCHRVVSSSGIGGFANHAEAGFFRNIKRWLLAHEGIPYA, translated from the coding sequence ATGTTCAACGCAGTGATCGATGCGCCGTTCGGCAAGATCGGCATTCGCCTCGAAGGCGAGGCTGTGCGCGAGATCGTCTATCTGCCGGATTCGATGCAGAACGTCGCGCCCGACACGCCGTTGGCGAGACAGGCAGCCGAGCAGATCGAACGATATTTCGAGCGCGCTTCGGCGAAGTTCGAGTTGCCGCTGGCCTCGGTCGGCACCGCGTTTCAGAAGCGCGTGTGGCAGGCCATTAGCGACATTCCGCCCGGCGTCGTGCTGACCTACGGTCAACTGGCGAGGCAACTCGGCAGCGCGCCGCGCGCGGTCGGTCAGGCGTGTGGCGCCAATTACTTTCCAATCGTGATTCCGTGTCATCGGGTGGTGAGTTCGAGCGGCATCGGCGGTTTCGCGAATCACGCAGAAGCGGGTTTCTTCCGCAACATCAAGCGCTGGCTATTGGCGCATGAAGGCATTCCCTACGCATGA
- the queG gene encoding tRNA epoxyqueuosine(34) reductase QueG produces the protein MNRSPESPVSCTPASNDDARAERHFDEAALKALALNIKTWGRELGFGAVGISDTDLSAAEAPLAAWLEAGCHGEMDYMAKHGMKRARPAELVAGTRRVIMARIAYLPAQTLSGKARESALQDGPLTQDWRAAEHARLADPSAAVVSIYARGRDYHKVMRNRLQHLAEKIEAEIGAFGYRVFTDSAPVLEVELAQKAGIGWRGKHTLLLQRDAGSLFFLGEIYVDVPLPTDADTMPEIAPETPGSHCGSCTRCIGACPTGAIVAPYKVDARLCISYLTIELKGSIPLELRPLIGNRVYGCDDCQLVCPWNKFAQAAPVADFDVRHGLDRASLVELFAWSADEFDTRMQGSAIRRIGYESWLRNLAVGMGNALRASPDSLSEAAREAIVQALRMRMDDASAVVREHVEWALEAA, from the coding sequence ATGAACCGAAGTCCGGAGTCCCCTGTTTCCTGCACGCCTGCGTCTAACGACGATGCGCGTGCCGAGCGTCATTTCGATGAAGCGGCGCTGAAGGCGCTCGCGCTGAACATCAAAACGTGGGGCCGTGAACTGGGTTTCGGAGCGGTCGGCATTAGCGACACCGATCTCTCCGCCGCCGAAGCGCCGCTTGCAGCCTGGCTGGAAGCGGGTTGCCACGGCGAGATGGATTATATGGCGAAACACGGCATGAAACGCGCGCGGCCCGCCGAGCTTGTGGCCGGCACGCGACGTGTGATTATGGCGCGCATCGCTTATTTGCCCGCGCAGACATTGAGCGGAAAGGCGCGCGAAAGCGCTTTGCAGGACGGCCCGCTCACGCAGGACTGGCGCGCAGCCGAGCATGCGCGGCTCGCGGACCCGTCGGCGGCGGTCGTGTCGATCTATGCGCGCGGTCGCGATTATCACAAGGTGATGCGTAACCGTTTGCAACATCTGGCCGAGAAAATCGAAGCCGAGATCGGCGCCTTCGGCTACCGCGTATTTACCGATTCGGCGCCGGTGCTCGAAGTAGAACTTGCGCAGAAGGCCGGCATCGGTTGGCGCGGCAAGCATACGTTGTTGCTGCAGCGTGACGCGGGTTCGCTGTTTTTCCTCGGCGAAATTTATGTTGATGTGCCGTTGCCGACCGACGCCGACACCATGCCCGAAATCGCGCCTGAAACGCCGGGCTCGCATTGCGGAAGTTGCACGCGCTGTATCGGCGCGTGTCCGACTGGGGCGATCGTTGCGCCTTACAAGGTCGATGCACGTCTCTGCATTTCCTATCTCACGATCGAATTGAAGGGCAGTATTCCCCTTGAATTGCGGCCGCTAATCGGCAATCGCGTGTATGGCTGCGACGATTGCCAGCTCGTGTGTCCATGGAACAAATTTGCGCAGGCCGCGCCGGTCGCGGATTTCGACGTGCGTCATGGGCTCGATCGCGCGTCGTTGGTCGAGCTGTTCGCGTGGAGCGCGGACGAGTTCGATACGCGCATGCAGGGCAGCGCGATTCGCCGCATCGGTTACGAGAGCTGGCTGCGCAATCTCGCGGTGGGTATGGGCAACGCGCTGCGTGCCTCGCCCGACAGTTTGAGCGAGGCGGCGCGCGAGGCGATCGTACAGGCGTTGAGAATGCGTATGGATGACGCCTCTGCCGTCGTGCGCGAGCATGTGGAATGGGCTTTGGAAGCGGCGTAA
- the tsaE gene encoding tRNA (adenosine(37)-N6)-threonylcarbamoyltransferase complex ATPase subunit type 1 TsaE, giving the protein MPANPDLAIQPPANVLLERTFALADEAATMAFGERFAQAIESVREAAQHAPGADGDKAFYGLQVQLIGDLGAGKTTLVRATLRGLGHTGRVRSPTYTLVEPYVLERPAGELTLYHFDLYRFTDPAEWADAGFREYFDSGAICLVEWPQRAGRLLGVPDLVFSLDLDNHNENESDGRVLVARAYSESGKACLERC; this is encoded by the coding sequence ATGCCTGCCAATCCCGATCTCGCGATCCAACCGCCCGCCAACGTCCTGCTCGAACGCACCTTCGCGCTCGCGGACGAAGCCGCCACCATGGCCTTCGGCGAGCGCTTCGCGCAGGCGATCGAAAGCGTGCGCGAAGCCGCGCAACACGCACCGGGTGCGGACGGCGACAAGGCGTTCTACGGACTGCAGGTCCAGCTCATCGGCGATCTCGGCGCCGGCAAAACCACCCTCGTGCGCGCAACCTTGCGCGGCCTCGGCCACACCGGCCGCGTGCGCAGTCCCACTTACACACTCGTCGAACCTTACGTGCTCGAGCGGCCCGCTGGGGAACTCACGCTCTATCACTTCGATCTGTATAGATTCACCGATCCGGCCGAATGGGCCGACGCGGGCTTTCGCGAGTACTTCGACAGCGGCGCGATCTGTCTCGTCGAATGGCCGCAGCGCGCGGGGCGTCTGCTGGGCGTGCCGGATCTTGTCTTCTCGCTCGACCTCGATAACCACAACGAGAATGAAAGCGACGGCCGTGTCCTCGTCGCACGGGCATACAGCGAATCAGGAAAGGCATGTCTCGAAAGATGTTGA
- a CDS encoding N-acetylmuramoyl-L-alanine amidase, which translates to MSRKMLIKPFRSIESAATATHNWRRRQILRAGASTLVLGLVAPRLAWASSVLGVRVWPARDYTRVTIESDQPLQNAQQLLQGPDRLVVDLSGLDLDQALKDLVSKITPNDPQISSVRVGQYQPHVVRMVFDLKGSVKPQVFTLPPVGAYKYRLVFDLYPAVAPDPLMDLLAQTERKQQTFNEENAAPPPATLSGPGTTPPTADNSEAFFERYAQNGGSGSAPSVPRPPVRVAPTPAPPILGKPATPAVPVAPPTAIARNKGNSASTLGADDAGNDDTYAFTNPKSGKSNTVRLLTVAIDPGHGGEDPGAIGGSGTYEKHVALDIAKKLRAKIDAQPNMRAMMTRDADFFVPLNVRVQKARRVGADLFVSIHADAFTTPDAKGSSVFALSEHGATSAAARWMANKENSSDEIGGINIKSADATVNRALFDMSTTAQIRDSMRYGNFVLKEIGGINKLHKGSVEQAGFAVLKAPDIPSILVETAFISNPDEERRLNDDAYREKMADAIMTGIKRYFAANPPLAKNRMT; encoded by the coding sequence ATGTCTCGAAAGATGTTGATCAAACCGTTCCGCTCGATCGAATCGGCGGCTACCGCAACGCATAACTGGCGGCGCCGGCAGATTCTGCGCGCGGGTGCGTCCACGCTGGTGCTCGGCCTCGTCGCGCCGCGTCTCGCGTGGGCGAGTTCGGTGCTCGGCGTGCGGGTCTGGCCGGCGCGCGACTACACGCGCGTGACGATCGAATCCGATCAGCCGCTGCAGAACGCGCAGCAGTTGCTGCAGGGACCGGACCGGCTGGTGGTCGATCTGAGCGGTCTCGATCTGGACCAGGCGCTGAAAGACCTCGTGTCCAAGATCACGCCAAACGATCCGCAGATCTCGTCGGTGCGCGTCGGGCAATATCAGCCGCACGTGGTGCGCATGGTGTTCGACCTGAAGGGTTCGGTGAAGCCGCAGGTGTTCACGCTGCCGCCGGTCGGCGCGTACAAGTACCGGCTGGTGTTCGACCTCTACCCCGCGGTCGCGCCCGACCCGCTGATGGATCTGCTCGCGCAGACGGAACGCAAGCAGCAGACCTTCAACGAAGAGAACGCCGCGCCCCCGCCCGCCACGCTGAGCGGCCCCGGTACCACGCCGCCCACCGCCGACAACAGCGAGGCGTTCTTCGAGCGTTACGCGCAGAACGGCGGCAGCGGCTCCGCACCGAGCGTGCCGCGTCCGCCGGTGCGTGTCGCGCCGACGCCCGCTCCGCCGATCCTCGGCAAGCCGGCCACGCCTGCTGTACCCGTGGCGCCGCCCACGGCCATCGCCCGCAACAAGGGCAACAGCGCCAGCACGCTGGGCGCGGACGACGCCGGCAACGACGACACCTACGCGTTCACCAATCCCAAGTCCGGCAAGAGCAACACGGTGCGTCTGTTGACCGTCGCGATCGATCCGGGCCACGGCGGCGAAGACCCGGGCGCGATCGGCGGCTCGGGCACGTACGAGAAACACGTCGCGCTCGACATCGCGAAGAAGCTGCGCGCGAAGATCGACGCGCAACCGAACATGCGCGCCATGATGACGCGCGACGCGGACTTCTTCGTGCCGCTGAACGTGCGCGTGCAGAAGGCACGACGCGTCGGCGCGGACCTGTTCGTGTCGATCCATGCGGATGCGTTCACCACGCCCGACGCCAAGGGCTCGTCAGTGTTCGCACTGTCGGAGCATGGCGCCACGAGCGCCGCGGCGCGCTGGATGGCGAACAAGGAGAACTCATCCGATGAGATCGGCGGCATCAACATCAAGTCCGCCGATGCTACCGTGAACCGCGCGCTGTTCGATATGTCGACCACCGCGCAGATTCGCGACTCGATGCGTTACGGCAACTTCGTGCTGAAGGAAATCGGCGGCATCAACAAGCTGCACAAGGGCTCGGTCGAGCAGGCGGGGTTCGCGGTGCTGAAGGCGCCGGACATCCCGTCGATCCTTGTGGAAACCGCCTTCATCAGCAACCCGGACGAAGAGCGCCGCCTGAACGACGACGCGTACCGCGAGAAGATGGCCGATGCGATCATGACCGGCATCAAGCGTTATTTTGCGGCGAATCCACCGCTCGCGAAGAACCGCATGACGTGA
- a CDS encoding O-acetylserine/cysteine exporter — MSPKDLLLAMIVVVAWGVNFVVIKVGLHGVPPMLLGALRFALAAVPAVFFVKRPNLPWRWLIAYGATISFGQFAFLFSAMYVGMPAGLASLVLQAQAFFTLIFAAMFLHERLRLPNVVGLLVAAGGLAVIGVQGGHAMTLAGFVLTLCAACSWALGNIVTKKVGRVDLVALVVWGSLIPPLPFFALSYALEGPQRIAAALSGISATSIFAIVYLAFIATLIGYGLWSRLLSRYPASQVAPFSLLVPIVGLASASLFLDEQLSAAQIAGALLVMAGLAVNVFGGWAVQRFSLTR, encoded by the coding sequence ATGTCGCCGAAGGATTTGCTGCTCGCGATGATCGTAGTCGTCGCGTGGGGCGTCAATTTTGTCGTGATCAAGGTGGGGCTGCACGGCGTGCCGCCCATGCTGCTCGGCGCGCTGCGCTTTGCGCTCGCTGCCGTGCCGGCGGTGTTTTTCGTCAAACGGCCCAATTTGCCGTGGCGCTGGCTGATCGCGTACGGCGCGACGATTTCGTTCGGCCAGTTCGCGTTCCTGTTCTCGGCCATGTATGTCGGCATGCCGGCCGGACTGGCCTCGCTGGTGTTGCAGGCGCAGGCGTTCTTCACGCTGATTTTCGCCGCGATGTTCCTGCACGAGCGGTTGCGTTTGCCGAATGTGGTGGGTTTGCTGGTCGCGGCGGGCGGCCTTGCCGTGATCGGCGTACAAGGCGGCCATGCCATGACACTGGCCGGATTTGTCCTCACCTTGTGCGCCGCGTGCTCGTGGGCGCTTGGCAACATCGTCACGAAGAAGGTCGGACGGGTCGATCTCGTCGCGCTGGTGGTGTGGGGTAGCCTGATTCCGCCGCTGCCGTTTTTCGCGCTGTCGTACGCGCTCGAGGGTCCGCAGCGGATCGCCGCGGCGCTGTCCGGCATCAGCGCGACGTCGATCTTCGCCATCGTGTATCTCGCGTTTATCGCCACGCTGATCGGCTACGGATTGTGGAGCCGTCTGCTGTCGCGCTATCCGGCGAGCCAGGTCGCGCCGTTTTCGCTGCTGGTGCCGATTGTCGGGCTCGCGTCGGCGTCGCTGTTTCTCGACGAGCAACTATCCGCGGCGCAGATCGCAGGCGCTTTGCTGGTCATGGCGGGGTTGGCCGTGAACGTGTTCGGCGGCTGGGCCGTGCAGCGGTTTTCACTCACGCGCTGA
- a CDS encoding pirin family protein — protein MSSSIKAVLKPHLRDVGSLSVRRVLPAMAARLIGPFIFFDHMGPATLEPGVGLDVRPHPHIGLATVTYLFEGAIMHRDSLGSMQKIVPGDVNWMTAGRGIVHSERTPDEDRASGQTMHGIQTWVALPLDDEEIEPSFAHHAADTLPVVERNGVTLRVIAGTAFGATSPVATFSGTLYVAGEFAPGGAFALEPEHEERGVYLVDGDLEIDGTSLEVGQMAVLALDETVTLASTHGARVMLLGGEKLDGERFIEWNFVASSREKIEAAKLAWTNQEMGKVPGETEWIPLPERK, from the coding sequence ATGTCCTCCTCGATCAAAGCAGTCCTCAAACCGCATCTGCGCGACGTCGGCAGTCTGAGCGTGCGGCGCGTGCTGCCGGCCATGGCGGCGCGCCTGATCGGCCCGTTCATCTTCTTCGATCACATGGGCCCGGCCACTCTCGAACCGGGCGTGGGCCTCGACGTGCGGCCGCATCCGCATATCGGTCTGGCCACGGTGACCTATCTGTTCGAAGGCGCGATCATGCACCGCGACAGCCTGGGCTCGATGCAAAAAATCGTCCCCGGCGACGTCAACTGGATGACGGCCGGGCGCGGCATCGTCCACTCCGAGCGCACGCCGGACGAGGACCGCGCGAGCGGCCAGACCATGCACGGCATTCAAACGTGGGTCGCGCTGCCGCTCGACGACGAAGAGATCGAGCCGTCGTTCGCGCATCACGCCGCCGACACGCTGCCGGTGGTCGAGCGCAACGGCGTCACGCTGCGCGTGATCGCGGGCACGGCGTTCGGCGCAACCTCGCCGGTCGCGACGTTCTCCGGCACGCTCTATGTGGCCGGCGAATTCGCGCCGGGCGGCGCCTTCGCGCTCGAACCGGAACACGAGGAACGCGGTGTCTATCTCGTCGACGGCGATCTGGAGATCGACGGCACGTCGCTCGAAGTCGGCCAGATGGCGGTGCTCGCGCTCGACGAAACGGTGACGCTGGCGAGCACCCACGGCGCGCGTGTCATGCTGCTCGGCGGCGAAAAGCTGGATGGCGAGCGCTTCATCGAGTGGAATTTCGTTGCCAGTTCGCGTGAGAAAATCGAAGCCGCGAAGCTGGCGTGGACCAATCAGGAAATGGGCAAGGTGCCGGGCGAAACCGAATGGATTCCGCTGCCCGAGCGCAAATGA
- the trxA gene encoding thioredoxin, which produces MDTTLATFEQDVITASTLAPVLVDFWAPWCGPCKTLGPMLEKLEAEAAGKWKLVKVNVDENQELAAHFQVRSIPHVMAFADGRPVDQFVGVLPEGQLREFIERLVPQGADAARLEAQAALAEGRREDAYDALQAALAYDPGFDEARMDRIEMLLEDNRLDEARNEVDLLSPKTTQGIDARFNAIKTRLDAVDAAADLPPTDALEAKVAADPDDLEARFDLASAFIARRKYAEALEHLLAIVQRDRTFRDDIGRKTMLSVFDLAAHQPELVSQWRRKLSASLF; this is translated from the coding sequence ATGGACACCACTCTGGCCACTTTCGAACAGGACGTCATCACGGCGTCGACACTGGCCCCCGTGCTGGTCGATTTCTGGGCGCCCTGGTGTGGCCCGTGCAAGACCCTCGGCCCGATGCTGGAAAAGCTCGAAGCCGAAGCCGCCGGCAAATGGAAGCTCGTGAAGGTGAACGTAGACGAGAACCAGGAACTGGCCGCGCACTTCCAGGTGCGCAGCATTCCGCACGTCATGGCTTTTGCCGACGGCCGGCCGGTCGATCAGTTCGTCGGCGTGCTGCCGGAAGGACAGTTGCGCGAGTTTATCGAGCGGCTCGTGCCGCAAGGCGCGGACGCCGCGCGTCTCGAAGCGCAAGCCGCGCTGGCCGAAGGCCGCCGCGAAGATGCGTACGACGCGCTGCAAGCCGCCCTCGCCTACGACCCGGGTTTCGACGAAGCGCGCATGGATCGCATTGAAATGCTGCTCGAAGACAATCGTCTCGACGAAGCGCGCAACGAAGTCGATCTGCTGTCGCCGAAAACGACTCAAGGTATCGACGCGCGTTTCAACGCGATCAAGACACGCCTCGACGCCGTGGACGCCGCCGCGGATCTGCCGCCCACCGATGCGCTGGAAGCGAAGGTCGCGGCCGACCCGGACGATCTCGAAGCGCGTTTCGATCTGGCCAGCGCGTTTATCGCGCGCCGCAAATACGCGGAAGCGCTCGAACATTTGCTGGCGATCGTGCAACGCGACCGTACGTTCCGCGACGATATCGGCCGTAAGACGATGCTGTCGGTATTCG